One segment of Synechococcus sp. A15-24 DNA contains the following:
- a CDS encoding uracil phosphoribosyltransferase, which produces MAMSLRVVVPPHPLIGHWLAMLRHRETPSALYATAMQELGRWLTYEALRDWLPHRQESIPTEHGEAESTVVEAGIPLLALPILPAGLELWQGGRHVLPDAALCLDGVPNDIAANTGVILFVDQISDGEGVLKAMQLLQKQGVDGRRIRLITALCASPGLKLLGETVPDLTLHTACIDESLNADGAIVPGIGDPVQRLRFRSAGRD; this is translated from the coding sequence ATGGCCATGAGTCTGCGGGTGGTGGTGCCACCTCATCCCTTGATCGGCCACTGGCTGGCGATGCTCCGCCATCGGGAGACACCATCAGCCCTCTACGCCACAGCGATGCAGGAACTGGGCCGCTGGCTCACCTACGAAGCCCTGAGGGACTGGTTGCCGCATCGCCAGGAAAGCATCCCAACCGAGCATGGTGAGGCTGAGTCCACGGTGGTGGAAGCGGGCATCCCTCTGCTGGCCCTGCCGATCCTGCCCGCAGGCCTGGAACTCTGGCAGGGAGGTCGCCATGTGCTTCCTGATGCCGCTCTCTGTCTTGATGGCGTCCCGAACGACATCGCGGCCAACACCGGCGTGATCCTGTTCGTCGACCAAATCAGTGATGGAGAGGGCGTGCTGAAGGCCATGCAACTGCTGCAGAAGCAGGGGGTGGACGGGCGGCGGATCCGGTTGATCACGGCGCTTTGCGCCAGCCCTGGTCTGAAGCTGCTGGGGGAGACCGTCCCGGATCTGACGCTGCACACCGCCTGCATCGATGAAAGCCTGAACGCCGACGGAGCCATCGTTCCCGGCATCGGTGATCCAGTGCAACGGCTGCGGTTCAGGTCCGCAGGCCGCGACTAG
- a CDS encoding pentapeptide repeat-containing protein: MRALLRPASLVAAILVVVSTLLWTNSAQAITAPELRGQRAVQEITADMHGLDLKEKEFLKADLREVNLSDTDLRGAVINTSQLQGADLRGADLSNVVGFASRFDGADLRGATFTNAMLMQSRFADARIEGADFTDAVLDLPQQKLLCATAAGEHPVSGVSTRESLGCRP, encoded by the coding sequence ATGCGCGCCCTTCTCCGTCCTGCCTCCCTGGTGGCGGCGATCCTGGTGGTGGTCAGCACCTTGCTGTGGACCAACTCTGCCCAGGCGATCACGGCCCCTGAACTGCGGGGACAGCGTGCGGTTCAGGAGATCACGGCTGATATGCACGGCCTTGATCTCAAGGAGAAAGAGTTCCTCAAGGCTGATTTACGTGAGGTCAACCTCAGCGATACCGATCTGCGTGGGGCCGTGATCAACACCTCTCAGCTTCAGGGTGCGGATCTGCGTGGTGCCGACCTGTCCAACGTGGTGGGGTTTGCCAGTCGATTCGACGGTGCTGACCTGAGAGGTGCGACGTTCACCAACGCGATGCTGATGCAGAGCCGCTTCGCCGACGCCCGCATTGAGGGTGCTGATTTCACCGATGCGGTCCTCGATCTTCCCCAGCAGAAACTGCTCTGTGCAACAGCCGCCGGTGAGCACCCCGTGAGTGGTGTGTCGACTCGTGAGAGCCTGGGTTGTCGCCCCTGA
- the cobW gene encoding cobalamin biosynthesis protein CobW, with the protein MSRRLPVTVITGFLGAGKTTVLRHLLTRSGQRLAVMVNEFGSVGLDGDLIRSCGFCPDDEVEGRLVELNNGCLCCTVQDDFLPTMEQLLERADQLDGIVVETSGLALPRPLLQALDWPAIRSRVHVNGVVTLVDGEALAAGSPVADREALEQQRRDDPSLDHITAIDELFRDQLQAADLVLLSRADRLSPSQLDVLQSDLNAQTRPGTALLPVAHGAVDTTVVLGLEHHAEDVTHHHNHDHEHDHDHHDHSHVAMVSGGLRLEGEFDRATLEQLLLRLVSEHQVLRLKGRVWLPGKTLPLQLQMVGPRLNSWFEAAPTAAWRPGSGAGVDLVVLSLQESATASFEQALQTLQATPATASTAARTPRG; encoded by the coding sequence ATTAGCAGACGTCTGCCGGTCACCGTGATAACCGGTTTCCTTGGTGCCGGTAAAACCACTGTTCTGCGCCATCTGCTCACCCGCAGTGGTCAGCGTCTGGCCGTGATGGTCAATGAATTCGGCAGTGTCGGACTGGATGGGGATCTGATTCGCAGTTGCGGTTTCTGCCCCGACGATGAGGTGGAAGGCCGCCTTGTGGAGCTCAACAACGGCTGCTTGTGTTGCACGGTGCAGGACGACTTCCTGCCGACGATGGAACAGCTGCTTGAGCGGGCGGATCAATTGGATGGAATCGTTGTGGAAACAAGTGGTCTGGCGTTGCCGCGTCCGTTGCTGCAGGCCCTGGACTGGCCGGCCATCCGCAGCCGTGTGCACGTGAACGGTGTGGTGACGCTCGTTGACGGTGAAGCTCTTGCCGCTGGCAGCCCCGTCGCGGATCGGGAGGCTCTGGAGCAGCAGCGTCGGGATGATCCCAGCCTTGATCACATCACTGCGATCGATGAGTTGTTCCGCGATCAGCTTCAGGCCGCAGATCTCGTTCTGCTCAGCCGTGCCGATCGGCTGTCGCCATCGCAGCTGGATGTACTGCAGAGCGACCTGAACGCGCAGACCAGGCCCGGGACGGCACTGCTCCCGGTGGCCCATGGCGCCGTGGACACCACGGTGGTGCTCGGTCTGGAGCATCACGCCGAAGATGTAACTCACCATCACAACCACGACCACGAGCATGACCACGATCATCACGATCACAGCCATGTCGCGATGGTGAGTGGCGGTCTTCGTCTGGAGGGAGAATTTGATCGGGCGACTCTCGAACAACTGCTGCTCAGATTGGTGAGTGAGCATCAGGTGCTGCGGCTGAAAGGACGCGTCTGGCTGCCGGGCAAAACCTTGCCTTTGCAGCTGCAGATGGTGGGCCCACGGCTCAACAGCTGGTTCGAGGCTGCACCGACGGCAGCTTGGCGACCCGGCAGTGGGGCGGGAGTGGATCTGGTGGTGCTGTCTCTGCAGGAGTCAGCTACCGCATCGTTCGAGCAGGCGCTTCAGACGCTGCAGGCCACCCCGGCCACCGCCAGCACCGCAGCCAGGACCCCACGGGGCTGA
- a CDS encoding EamA family transporter yields MAALAAALAWTTASGLWRSLSDQGSALQLNALKNGLATLLFLPVLALLPWQDNAAAIAMLLLSGGVGIAAGDSFYLAALRRLGTRRTLTLEAVGPVLASLGSVMLMGERLGAGAWVGALLVAGAVVLVADSDGPLHRDRQGLAMGLMAVLCGLSGAFLARHVLISSDLTPLQTAAVRLLGGWLALLPLVRSRGSRLSVRSGPTLRIVLATALGTNLGIAMQQLVFQAMPVGPGVTLMSTAPVMALVAGRFEGDPIQPRGVLAAVLAVAGVACSV; encoded by the coding sequence ATGGCTGCACTCGCTGCAGCCCTGGCCTGGACAACCGCCAGCGGCCTGTGGCGGTCCTTGTCGGATCAGGGCTCCGCCCTGCAGCTCAATGCCCTGAAGAACGGACTGGCGACCCTGTTGTTTCTGCCTGTGCTGGCGCTGCTGCCATGGCAGGACAACGCTGCAGCCATCGCAATGTTGTTACTCAGCGGCGGCGTGGGCATCGCCGCCGGTGACAGCTTCTATCTCGCCGCCCTGCGACGCCTGGGCACCCGCCGAACTCTCACGCTGGAAGCGGTGGGTCCAGTGTTGGCCAGCCTCGGCAGCGTCATGCTGATGGGGGAGCGACTCGGCGCAGGGGCCTGGGTGGGTGCTCTGTTGGTAGCGGGAGCCGTGGTCCTTGTGGCGGACAGCGACGGGCCGCTTCACAGGGACCGTCAGGGACTGGCCATGGGTCTGATGGCGGTGCTCTGCGGCCTGAGTGGCGCCTTTCTGGCGCGACATGTGCTGATCAGCAGCGACCTGACGCCCCTCCAGACCGCTGCGGTCAGGCTGCTGGGGGGCTGGCTGGCTTTGTTGCCACTCGTTCGTTCCAGAGGGTCGCGCCTCAGCGTTCGATCCGGTCCAACGCTGCGGATTGTGCTGGCCACCGCCCTGGGCACCAATCTGGGCATCGCCATGCAGCAACTGGTGTTTCAGGCCATGCCCGTCGGCCCTGGCGTCACGCTGATGAGCACGGCGCCGGTGATGGCACTGGTTGCAGGCCGGTTCGAAGGAGATCCGATTCAGCCCCGTGGGGTCCTGGCTGCGGTGCTGGCGGTGGCCGGGGTGGCCTGCAGCGTCTGA
- a CDS encoding SDR family NAD(P)-dependent oxidoreductase: MADPQHWLITGASSGIGRLAAERLQQQGHRLTVICRSQQRADQTLGWLTGESRLLLADLADLDQVQAIGQALRQRDDDLDGLLLNAGLQYAGYRQVRWSAQGLELTIAVNHLAHQRLVMDLLPLLLRSAAPRLVITASEVHNPASGGGRVGRPAGLGDLSGLKKHSEMVNGERPFDADKAYKDSKLCNLLMGRHLALLHPQLPVICWSPGLVIPRGRDGFFRNSRQANPIGQALFEVVARDLLRLTEHPQRAAELLERLVLDPAMPLGFSYWSNTLLGPGRHRFQRAETSAEAADEGKAGQLWQVSDQILTECQ, from the coding sequence ATGGCTGATCCACAGCACTGGCTGATCACCGGAGCCAGCAGTGGTATTGGCCGTCTCGCCGCCGAACGGCTGCAACAGCAGGGGCACCGGCTCACCGTGATCTGCCGCAGTCAGCAGCGGGCTGATCAGACCCTCGGCTGGCTGACGGGAGAAAGCCGCCTGCTGCTGGCGGATCTGGCCGACCTTGATCAGGTTCAAGCCATCGGACAAGCGCTTCGTCAACGGGATGACGACCTGGATGGCCTGCTGCTCAACGCCGGTTTGCAATACGCTGGCTATCGGCAGGTGCGCTGGAGTGCCCAGGGCCTGGAACTCACCATCGCCGTCAACCATCTGGCGCATCAGCGGCTGGTGATGGATCTGCTGCCACTGCTGTTGCGATCCGCTGCGCCAAGGCTGGTCATCACAGCGTCGGAGGTGCACAACCCGGCCAGTGGCGGCGGACGGGTGGGACGCCCCGCCGGCCTCGGCGATCTTTCCGGACTAAAGAAGCATTCAGAGATGGTGAACGGTGAACGGCCCTTTGATGCGGACAAGGCCTACAAGGACAGCAAGCTCTGCAACCTGTTGATGGGCAGGCATCTGGCACTGCTGCATCCGCAGTTGCCCGTGATCTGCTGGAGTCCCGGCCTGGTGATTCCGCGGGGACGGGACGGTTTCTTCCGCAACAGCCGCCAGGCCAACCCCATCGGGCAGGCCTTGTTCGAAGTCGTGGCACGCGATCTGTTGCGACTCACCGAACATCCCCAGCGGGCCGCTGAACTGTTGGAGCGGTTGGTGCTGGATCCCGCCATGCCATTGGGATTCAGCTACTGGAGCAACACGCTTCTCGGTCCAGGGCGTCATCGGTTCCAGCGCGCCGAAACCTCGGCGGAAGCCGCCGATGAGGGCAAGGCAGGGCAGCTCTGGCAGGTGAGTGACCAGATTTTGACTGAATGCCAATGA
- a CDS encoding SdiA-regulated domain-containing protein, with product MTDATLSLSLISEHRILDKAAGLNEPSGLTLNHDGSAIYTVSDDTKAVFRLDLKGRLSITESFFIGVDDLEGIAINGDGSRLHAVQEETNALITIDIATRRELSRRPLAAMTNYESIQRFFPDPPDNKGLEGITVNTRTGHLFVVKEGRPGLLIELDAEGNSILQARPLNDTNGFVHPTVGPDKLDFSGLSYDAERNTIWITSDKGQCLYHYNWEHDQVLQRLDLVIEDDNKPKRIRKSEGVAIDPARSRLYVVSERDGRLYVFKIHTNG from the coding sequence ATGACCGACGCCACACTCAGCCTCAGCCTGATCAGCGAACACCGAATTCTCGACAAGGCGGCTGGACTGAACGAACCCTCCGGCCTGACCCTGAACCACGACGGCAGCGCCATCTACACCGTCAGTGATGACACCAAGGCGGTGTTCCGTCTGGATCTGAAGGGTCGCCTGTCCATCACCGAGTCTTTTTTCATCGGCGTCGACGATCTGGAAGGGATTGCCATCAATGGCGATGGCAGCCGACTCCATGCCGTTCAGGAAGAGACCAACGCGCTGATCACCATCGACATCGCAACGCGGCGCGAACTCAGCCGTCGTCCCTTGGCGGCCATGACCAACTACGAGAGCATTCAGCGCTTCTTCCCCGATCCGCCAGACAACAAAGGGCTGGAAGGGATCACCGTGAACACCCGCACGGGGCATCTGTTTGTGGTGAAGGAAGGGCGCCCAGGGCTGCTGATCGAGCTTGATGCGGAAGGCAACAGCATCCTCCAGGCCCGACCTCTCAACGACACCAATGGCTTTGTGCACCCAACCGTGGGTCCGGACAAACTCGACTTCTCAGGCCTCAGCTACGACGCCGAACGCAACACGATCTGGATCACCAGTGACAAAGGACAGTGCCTGTACCACTACAACTGGGAACATGATCAGGTGCTGCAGCGCCTCGATCTGGTGATCGAAGACGACAACAAGCCCAAACGGATCCGCAAGTCGGAAGGTGTGGCGATCGACCCTGCCCGCAGTCGCTTGTACGTGGTGAGCGAGAGGGACGGGAGGCTGTACGTCTTCAAGATCCACACCAATGGCTGA
- a CDS encoding TIGR00730 family Rossman fold protein — MGSAGAPGPRMKGFWHWQAMQRLAVYCGSRSGHAPEHGQTATALGRAMARRGVGLVYGAAQIGLMGTIADAVLAAEGEVIGVIPEALMDAEVAHHQLTRLEVVADMHVRKARMIELADAMVALPGGLGTLEELFEALTWLQLRFHSKPCALLNVAGYYDHLLQFLDGAVANGFVAAEHRGLLKVDQDPERLLDVLFQPA; from the coding sequence GTGGGGTCTGCTGGAGCACCAGGGCCGAGAATGAAAGGCTTCTGGCACTGGCAAGCGATGCAACGCCTCGCGGTCTACTGCGGATCCAGATCTGGCCACGCGCCGGAGCATGGTCAGACCGCCACGGCATTGGGCCGCGCCATGGCCCGCCGGGGTGTGGGGTTGGTGTACGGCGCCGCCCAGATTGGTCTGATGGGCACGATCGCCGATGCGGTGCTGGCCGCTGAGGGGGAGGTGATCGGCGTGATCCCTGAAGCGTTGATGGATGCCGAGGTTGCTCACCATCAGCTCACACGCCTAGAGGTCGTTGCCGACATGCATGTCCGCAAGGCGCGCATGATCGAATTGGCAGATGCCATGGTCGCGTTGCCAGGGGGCCTTGGAACCCTGGAGGAGTTGTTCGAAGCACTCACCTGGTTGCAGCTGCGCTTTCACAGCAAACCCTGTGCCTTGCTCAATGTGGCCGGCTATTACGACCATCTCCTCCAGTTCCTGGATGGAGCGGTGGCCAATGGCTTTGTGGCGGCAGAGCATCGCGGGCTGTTGAAGGTGGATCAGGACCCGGAGCGGCTTTTGGATGTGCTGTTTCAACCCGCCTGA
- a CDS encoding SDR family NAD(P)-dependent oxidoreductase: MSRTVLITGASRGIGRAVAENCLAEGHRLCLGLRDPAAVKGTLLDSAHVLPVAYDAGQPEQAMSLVDAATSWAGGVDALIHCAGILHRTPLLFEDGQEAELEELWQVNVMGPWWLTRAAWPHLRSCGHGRIQVLVSMSGKRVKGRMAGYPVSKFGLMALCQSMRNEGFDHGIRVTAICPSWVNTAMALSVSSVPAESMTQPRDLARLMGRLLELPDAAVPFEIAVNCALET; encoded by the coding sequence ATGTCACGGACGGTTCTGATCACCGGTGCCAGCCGCGGGATCGGCCGGGCGGTGGCCGAGAATTGTCTGGCTGAGGGGCATCGTCTCTGCCTGGGTCTGCGGGATCCGGCAGCCGTGAAGGGAACCCTGCTGGACAGCGCCCATGTGCTGCCGGTCGCCTATGACGCCGGCCAACCTGAGCAGGCCATGTCTCTGGTGGATGCTGCAACCTCCTGGGCAGGGGGTGTGGACGCGCTGATCCATTGCGCGGGAATTTTGCATCGCACGCCGCTGCTGTTTGAGGACGGGCAGGAGGCGGAGTTGGAGGAGCTGTGGCAGGTCAACGTGATGGGGCCCTGGTGGTTGACCCGAGCGGCCTGGCCGCATCTCCGCTCCTGCGGCCATGGGCGGATCCAGGTGCTGGTTTCAATGAGCGGTAAACGGGTGAAAGGTCGGATGGCGGGCTACCCGGTGAGCAAATTCGGCCTGATGGCGTTGTGTCAGTCCATGCGGAATGAAGGCTTTGATCACGGCATCCGGGTGACGGCGATTTGTCCCAGCTGGGTGAACACCGCCATGGCCCTGTCGGTGAGCTCCGTGCCTGCGGAATCCATGACGCAGCCAAGGGATCTTGCCCGTCTGATGGGACGTCTTCTGGAGCTCCCTGATGCGGCCGTGCCCTTTGAAATCGCGGTGAACTGTGCGCTGGAGACTTGA
- a CDS encoding diadenosine tetraphosphate hydrolase translates to MAAVWPSADPDLPLMTEPCGICLLHQDPPSRERYEISRTELWVLRHHPVPAPLPGWLLLDSRRHCGGPLAFEPQEAESWGLAVRDASQLVQQITGCDRVYAIAFGEGAPHLHLHLIPRFADDPATSAWLVADHYRAVQAGQREAAPAAQVQELVELARRISGSRSIC, encoded by the coding sequence ATGGCCGCGGTGTGGCCAAGCGCTGATCCTGATCTGCCCTTGATGACGGAACCCTGCGGCATCTGCCTCTTGCACCAGGATCCGCCGAGTCGCGAGCGGTATGAGATCAGTCGCACTGAGCTGTGGGTGCTCCGCCACCATCCGGTCCCAGCTCCTCTGCCGGGCTGGTTGTTGTTGGACAGTCGCCGCCATTGCGGTGGGCCGCTGGCCTTCGAACCCCAAGAGGCTGAATCCTGGGGGCTGGCCGTGCGCGATGCCAGTCAGCTGGTGCAGCAGATCACCGGCTGTGATCGCGTTTATGCCATCGCCTTTGGTGAGGGTGCTCCCCATCTGCACCTCCACCTGATTCCCCGATTTGCCGATGATCCAGCAACCAGCGCCTGGTTGGTGGCAGATCATTACCGGGCGGTGCAGGCCGGCCAGCGAGAGGCAGCTCCTGCAGCTCAGGTGCAGGAGCTGGTGGAACTGGCTCGTCGCATCAGCGGATCACGATCCATCTGCTGA